A stretch of Anaerobiospirillum thomasii DNA encodes these proteins:
- a CDS encoding flagellin: MPLYVNSNLASLNARRQVNRATNGLDTAFERLSSGQRINSAKDDAAGLQISNRLSTQIDGLSMGNRNAQDCISYAQTAEGALDEITNMLQRIRTLSLQAANGTYSPTDRAALQQEVDHLNKEIVRVAKNTSFAGQDLLNGKAGVLPFQVGPNPSSIIKIDLTCGFDTDQLTDLTVELSGDEFTIPPSESWAGGTFKYKDVFKYDPQGGGINISTPEEAQKVLGGIDGLINAIDTKRAELGAIQNRVEATIRNQANVSENVHAARAQIRDTDWAEETANLTAMQILQQSSTSVLTQANTRPQIALSLLQK, from the coding sequence ATGCCTTTATATGTTAATTCAAATTTAGCATCTTTAAATGCAAGACGCCAGGTCAACCGTGCCACCAACGGTCTTGATACAGCCTTTGAAAGACTGTCATCAGGTCAGCGCATCAACTCAGCCAAAGACGATGCGGCCGGTCTGCAGATTTCAAATCGTCTGTCTACACAGATTGACGGCCTGTCCATGGGCAACAGAAATGCTCAGGACTGTATTTCATATGCACAGACAGCTGAAGGTGCTCTTGATGAGATTACCAATATGCTGCAGCGTATACGTACCTTATCACTGCAGGCTGCCAACGGCACCTATTCTCCAACTGACAGAGCCGCTCTGCAGCAGGAGGTTGATCACTTAAATAAAGAAATTGTCCGTGTGGCAAAAAATACCTCTTTTGCAGGTCAGGATCTTCTAAACGGCAAAGCAGGTGTGCTGCCATTCCAGGTGGGTCCAAACCCAAGCTCCATTATCAAAATTGATTTAACCTGTGGTTTTGATACAGATCAGCTAACCGATCTGACAGTAGAGCTCTCAGGTGACGAATTTACTATTCCTCCTTCAGAGAGCTGGGCTGGCGGTACCTTCAAGTACAAGGATGTATTTAAATACGATCCACAGGGCGGTGGTATCAATATCTCCACTCCTGAGGAGGCTCAGAAGGTGCTTGGCGGTATTGACGGTCTTATCAATGCCATTGATACCAAGCGTGCAGAACTTGGTGCTATTCAGAACCGTGTTGAGGCCACAATACGCAATCAGGCCAACGTTTCTGAAAACGTACATGCAGCAAGAGCTCAGATCCGTGATACAGACTGGGCTGAGGAAACTGCCAACCTTACTGCCATGCAGATTCTGCAGCAGTCATCAACTTCAGTGCTGACCCAGGCCAATACCAGACCTCAGATAGCCCTGTCACTTCTACAGAAATAA
- the rpsO gene encoding 30S ribosomal protein S15: MSLTVEQKAKIVAEFGRNENDTGCTEVQIALLTYRIADLQPHFQANKKDHHSRRGLLRMVAQRRKLLDYLKASDIERYSAIVEKLKLRR; encoded by the coding sequence ATGTCACTTACCGTAGAACAGAAAGCAAAAATCGTCGCAGAGTTTGGTCGCAATGAGAATGATACAGGTTGCACAGAAGTGCAGATTGCACTTTTAACCTATAGAATTGCTGACCTGCAGCCACACTTCCAGGCCAATAAGAAAGATCACCACAGCCGTCGTGGTCTCCTGCGTATGGTAGCACAGCGTCGTAAGCTTCTTGACTACTTAAAAGCTTCAGACATTGAGCGTTACAGCGCCATTGTTGAGAAGTTAAAGCTCCGTCGCTAA
- a CDS encoding IS4 family transposase, whose product MSLLSQINLYIQRAELLNILTVFSKELINNFARKNGTLKRQRKVTIAELLSALLTYASTNQNSNNITFTLNGFHKCYSDMFGIDISSKALHNRLRSEGLLEVMKNTIENLSMLVKDDTNETGLKLLEAYRQSVGVNDIIMVDGSEISLRYSAYDNFSCKAKTRNPDKTNPDKKSAAIKLHTGFSIVNNMPTHIDITEAVANEREHLSPDIYEQVLYLCDRGYVSEALYLLLISKGHYFIFRGKENCAYKIIHAMDGNGATLHEFEGCKPCQHLNGSKYPLVDMAVQVNDDTVLRMIRIYNPVDDKFNYFITNIDASRVAASVIADTYRTRWSCEIMFKALKSSNSLCSINSSIKEIILLFIYASIGSYLIKKLIAKQLQKKKRDDQRKKREISLLKMASSIRDIGPLLKAMVKGAKSTIYNEISKFEGLLDSMMRTKPSQRDIDLKKDVSLLVDKIYNTHHMTKDFLIPHKIDVTIKA is encoded by the coding sequence ATGTCTTTATTATCTCAAATTAATCTCTATATTCAAAGAGCTGAACTCTTAAATATTTTAACCGTCTTCAGCAAAGAGCTTATTAATAATTTTGCCAGAAAAAATGGCACACTCAAAAGGCAAAGAAAAGTTACAATAGCTGAACTTCTCTCAGCTCTTTTAACATATGCCTCTACTAACCAAAACTCTAACAATATAACCTTTACTTTAAATGGATTTCATAAGTGCTATTCTGACATGTTTGGCATTGATATATCTTCAAAGGCTCTTCACAACCGTCTGCGTTCAGAGGGACTGCTTGAAGTTATGAAGAATACTATAGAAAACCTCTCTATGCTTGTTAAAGACGATACTAATGAAACTGGTCTGAAACTGCTTGAGGCTTACAGGCAGAGTGTCGGTGTTAATGATATTATCATGGTGGATGGCTCTGAAATCTCCCTTAGATACTCAGCCTATGACAACTTTAGCTGCAAGGCTAAAACACGTAATCCTGACAAGACCAACCCTGATAAAAAATCTGCCGCTATTAAACTGCATACGGGGTTTTCTATTGTAAATAATATGCCTACACATATTGATATTACGGAGGCTGTAGCCAATGAAAGAGAGCACCTGTCACCAGATATCTATGAGCAGGTGTTATATCTGTGCGACAGGGGATATGTATCTGAAGCTTTATATTTGCTACTTATATCCAAGGGGCATTATTTTATATTCAGAGGCAAGGAGAATTGCGCCTATAAGATTATTCATGCAATGGATGGCAACGGAGCCACGTTACATGAATTTGAAGGATGCAAACCATGTCAGCACTTAAATGGCAGCAAATATCCTCTGGTTGATATGGCTGTGCAGGTTAACGATGATACCGTTTTAAGGATGATTCGTATCTATAATCCTGTTGATGATAAATTTAATTATTTCATCACCAACATAGATGCAAGCCGTGTAGCAGCATCAGTTATAGCTGATACTTACAGGACGCGCTGGTCCTGCGAGATCATGTTTAAAGCACTTAAAAGTAGCAACAGCCTCTGCTCTATCAATTCGTCCATCAAAGAAATTATCCTGCTCTTTATTTATGCAAGTATTGGCTCATACCTCATCAAAAAGCTTATAGCAAAACAGCTTCAGAAAAAGAAAAGAGATGACCAACGTAAAAAACGGGAAATATCTCTGTTAAAGATGGCTTCCTCTATCAGAGATATAGGACCATTGTTAAAAGCCATGGTCAAAGGCGCTAAGTCTACAATATACAATGAGATCAGCAAGTTTGAAGGTCTTTTAGATTCTATGATGCGAACTAAACCATCACAAAGGGATATAGATCTTAAAAAGGACGTAAGCCTCCTGGTCGATAAAATTTACAATACACACCATATGACGAAAGACTTTTTAATACCGCACAAAATTGATGTTACAATCAAGGCTTAA
- the purM gene encoding phosphoribosylformylglycinamidine cyclo-ligase has protein sequence MSTNLTYKDAGVDIDAGEELVERIKAPVKATSRKEVIGGLGGFGALTRIPEGYTRPVLVSGTDGVGTKLRLAIDFKRHKTVGIDLVAMCVNDLIVQGAEPLLFLDYYATGKLDVDVAADVVGGIAKGCQMAGCALVGGETAEMPGMYHEGDYDLAGFSVGVVEESKILDGKGVSKGDALIAMASSGPHSNGYSLIRHILKHASVDALNETLPSGKNLADALLEPTKIYVKPVLKLINEVEVHALAHITGGGFWENIPRVLPDNLCAAVKKDSWQLPEVFKFLMDNGNVTEHEMFRTFNCGVGIIAVVPQQYADKAIEILNAQGEKAWLLGSVVEAVDGRQVTID, from the coding sequence ATGTCTACAAACTTAACTTATAAAGATGCTGGTGTGGATATTGATGCAGGCGAGGAGCTTGTAGAGCGTATCAAGGCTCCGGTCAAGGCCACAAGCCGCAAAGAGGTCATCGGCGGTCTTGGCGGTTTTGGAGCTTTAACCCGTATTCCTGAGGGCTACACCAGACCTGTTTTGGTTTCAGGTACAGATGGTGTAGGTACCAAATTACGCCTGGCCATCGATTTTAAGAGACATAAAACTGTAGGTATCGATCTTGTGGCCATGTGTGTCAACGATCTTATTGTACAGGGTGCCGAGCCTCTTTTATTCCTTGATTATTATGCAACAGGCAAGCTTGATGTTGATGTGGCTGCCGATGTTGTAGGCGGTATTGCCAAAGGCTGTCAGATGGCAGGCTGTGCCCTAGTCGGAGGCGAGACTGCTGAAATGCCTGGTATGTATCATGAGGGTGACTATGATCTGGCAGGCTTTAGCGTAGGTGTGGTTGAAGAGAGCAAGATTCTAGATGGCAAAGGTGTAAGCAAGGGTGATGCGCTTATTGCCATGGCCTCATCAGGTCCTCACTCCAACGGCTACTCACTTATACGCCATATTTTAAAGCATGCCAGTGTTGATGCTTTAAATGAGACACTGCCATCTGGCAAGAATCTTGCCGATGCTCTGCTTGAGCCTACAAAGATTTATGTAAAGCCTGTATTAAAGCTTATCAATGAAGTTGAGGTACATGCACTGGCTCATATCACAGGCGGTGGTTTCTGGGAGAATATTCCACGTGTACTGCCAGATAATCTGTGTGCCGCTGTTAAAAAGGATTCATGGCAGCTGCCAGAGGTCTTTAAATTCTTAATGGACAATGGCAATGTAACAGAGCATGAGATGTTCAGAACCTTTAACTGCGGTGTAGGTATAATAGCTGTGGTACCACAGCAGTATGCCGATAAGGCCATTGAGATTTTAAATGCTCAGGGCGAGAAAGCTTGGCTGCTTGGCAGCGTAGTTGAGGCTGTAGATGGCAGACAGGTTACTATAGACTAA
- the ettA gene encoding energy-dependent translational throttle protein EttA — protein sequence MAQFIFTMNRVGKIVPPKRQILKDISLSFFPGAKIGVLGLNGAGKSTLIKIMAGIDNDYEGEARPQPGIKIGYLPQEPKLDPEKTVKETVEEAFGEVKAALSRLDEVYAAYADENADFDALAKEQGKLEAIIQACDGHNLDNQIERAADALRLPDFERQIKVLSGGERRRVALCRLLLEKPDMLLLDEPTNHLDAESVDWLEQFLHQYPGTVVAVTHDRYFLDNVAGWILELDRGEGIPWQGNYSSWLDQKDKRLQIEESTESARRKSIERELEWVRQGAKGRHAKSKARLSRFEELSNVEYQRRNETNELYIPPGPRLGDTVLEVEHLSKAYDSQVLIDDLSFSVPKGAIVGIIGPNGAGKSTLFRMITGMEQPDSGSVRLGDTVVTAYVEQFRDEMNDENTVYEEISHGQDILRIGTYEIPSRAYIGRFNFKSTDQQKRVGDLSGGERGRLQLAKLLQVGGNLLLLDEPTNDLDVETLRALENALLEFPGSAMVISHDRWFLDRIATHILDYGDEGKVRFFEGNYTEYEAWKKKELGEEAKPHRMRFKKVTD from the coding sequence ATGGCCCAATTTATTTTTACCATGAATCGCGTTGGCAAAATTGTTCCGCCAAAGCGACAGATTTTAAAAGATATTTCATTATCGTTCTTTCCTGGTGCCAAAATAGGTGTTCTGGGTTTAAACGGTGCCGGCAAATCTACTCTTATCAAGATTATGGCCGGTATTGACAATGACTATGAGGGCGAGGCCAGACCACAGCCTGGCATTAAGATTGGCTATCTGCCGCAGGAGCCAAAACTCGATCCTGAAAAGACTGTAAAAGAGACTGTTGAAGAGGCCTTTGGCGAGGTCAAGGCAGCTCTGTCACGCCTTGATGAAGTTTATGCCGCCTATGCCGATGAAAATGCCGACTTTGATGCCCTGGCCAAAGAGCAGGGTAAGCTTGAGGCTATTATTCAGGCCTGCGATGGTCACAATCTTGATAATCAGATAGAAAGAGCTGCCGATGCACTGCGTCTGCCTGATTTTGAGCGTCAGATCAAGGTGCTCTCAGGTGGTGAAAGACGTCGTGTGGCTTTGTGCCGTCTGCTGCTTGAAAAGCCAGACATGCTGCTTTTAGATGAGCCTACCAACCACCTCGATGCTGAGTCTGTAGACTGGCTTGAGCAGTTCTTGCATCAGTATCCAGGTACAGTAGTGGCCGTAACCCACGATCGTTACTTCCTTGATAATGTGGCAGGCTGGATTTTAGAGCTTGACCGTGGCGAGGGTATTCCTTGGCAGGGTAATTACTCATCATGGCTTGATCAGAAAGACAAGCGTCTGCAGATTGAAGAGAGCACAGAATCAGCCCGCCGTAAATCCATTGAGCGCGAGCTTGAGTGGGTACGTCAGGGTGCCAAGGGCCGTCATGCCAAATCCAAAGCCCGTCTGTCACGCTTTGAGGAGCTGTCCAATGTTGAGTATCAGCGCCGTAATGAAACCAATGAGCTGTATATTCCACCAGGGCCTAGACTTGGTGATACAGTGCTTGAGGTTGAGCATTTATCCAAAGCCTATGACTCACAGGTTTTAATCGATGATCTTTCCTTTAGTGTGCCAAAGGGTGCCATTGTAGGTATCATTGGTCCAAACGGTGCCGGTAAATCTACTCTCTTTAGAATGATTACAGGTATGGAACAGCCAGACAGCGGCAGTGTGCGTCTTGGTGATACTGTAGTTACTGCCTATGTTGAGCAGTTTAGAGATGAGATGAATGATGAGAACACTGTCTATGAGGAAATCTCTCATGGTCAGGATATACTGCGCATTGGCACCTACGAAATTCCATCACGTGCCTATATAGGCAGATTCAACTTCAAGAGCACCGATCAGCAAAAGAGAGTGGGCGACCTCTCAGGCGGTGAGCGCGGTCGTCTGCAGCTGGCCAAGCTGCTGCAGGTTGGCGGTAATCTGCTGCTTTTAGACGAGCCTACCAACGATCTTGATGTTGAGACTCTGCGTGCGCTTGAAAATGCTCTTTTAGAGTTCCCGGGCTCTGCCATGGTTATCTCTCACGATCGCTGGTTCCTTGATCGTATTGCAACTCACATTCTAGATTATGGTGATGAGGGCAAGGTACGCTTCTTTGAAGGCAACTATACAGAGTATGAGGCCTGGAAGAAGAAAGAGCTTGGCGAGGAGGCTAAACCTCATCGCATGCGCTTTAAGAAGGTAACTGACTAA
- a CDS encoding methyl-accepting chemotaxis protein, translating to MSSVEAKSTAQVDSKQVADNNKSSTGRAHDDRPSFFKSLLKLRFKDMSIMHRVTMIQCITLFLFAIATGIVIYLNHSQKGINDPQQVALVQKIDSLSFKATDNLFSLTQISYSLAHNKDARNNIEQLRTALQQLENDINSIEQAVTSLNASRLKNHLANDLLPELKNSSSNYIQQMYKMPESLKLGQQQVARLYEETSQKFLHPMLIVLLDVQTASSKTAFRQNAIANTTLANAQTYLVIGFLIVIVVSVLSLISIRKSLRNYTYELLDALRLIASGKLNGKITVRTKDEIGTIATLVNSFVTSSNNTLSLIKKDIDKLHLMVESNSQAISVTNDAISNQRNKAQDVASSTALMEKSVEKVADFAKATLDEVKIAEEASDTCRCTMQDNITTTHSLSDRLRATSNAILRVNQMGDQIDSIVKTIATIADQTNLLALNANIEAARSGEYGRGFAIVADEIRDLAIKTAQSTKEVNKTIKELSAAVQNCVEVMASCEDQMENSLQQSSRANSSIEEIMGIIATISDMSEQIVQSCQQQANSASEINLSIANILKLTEDSYETMTNMHGSMSALDALAYEQSALLEKFELSSKT from the coding sequence ATGAGCAGTGTGGAAGCAAAGTCTACAGCACAGGTAGATAGTAAACAGGTAGCAGACAACAACAAATCAAGCACAGGCAGGGCACATGATGATCGCCCAAGCTTTTTTAAATCTCTTTTAAAACTGCGTTTTAAGGATATGTCCATTATGCACCGTGTCACTATGATACAGTGTATAACCCTTTTTCTCTTTGCTATTGCCACAGGCATAGTAATCTATCTAAATCACAGTCAAAAAGGCATTAATGATCCGCAGCAGGTAGCTTTAGTTCAGAAAATAGATTCTCTGTCCTTTAAAGCAACCGACAATCTTTTCTCCCTGACACAGATAAGCTACAGTCTGGCCCACAATAAAGACGCCAGAAATAATATAGAGCAGCTGCGCACTGCACTGCAGCAGCTTGAAAATGATATTAACAGCATTGAACAGGCTGTTACCTCATTAAATGCTTCACGACTTAAAAATCATCTTGCCAACGATCTGCTGCCTGAGCTTAAAAATTCCAGTTCAAACTATATACAGCAGATGTACAAAATGCCAGAGAGCTTAAAACTCGGTCAGCAGCAGGTTGCAAGACTGTATGAGGAAACATCACAAAAATTTCTGCACCCTATGCTTATTGTACTTTTAGATGTACAGACAGCCTCATCTAAAACTGCATTCAGGCAAAATGCCATTGCCAATACCACACTTGCCAATGCCCAGACCTATCTTGTAATAGGCTTTTTAATAGTTATTGTTGTCTCTGTACTCTCTTTAATCTCAATACGCAAGTCACTGCGCAACTACACCTATGAGCTTTTAGATGCACTAAGACTTATAGCCTCAGGTAAATTAAACGGCAAAATAACTGTAAGAACCAAGGATGAAATCGGCACTATTGCCACTCTTGTCAACTCCTTCGTGACAAGCTCCAACAATACTCTAAGTCTTATCAAAAAGGATATTGATAAACTGCATTTAATGGTTGAGAGTAATTCACAGGCCATTTCAGTCACCAATGATGCCATATCCAATCAGCGCAACAAAGCCCAGGATGTTGCCTCATCCACAGCTCTTATGGAAAAGTCTGTTGAAAAGGTAGCTGACTTTGCCAAGGCCACATTAGATGAGGTCAAGATTGCAGAGGAAGCCTCTGATACCTGCCGCTGCACCATGCAGGATAATATTACCACCACACACTCTCTGTCAGACCGTCTGCGTGCCACCTCCAATGCTATTTTACGCGTCAATCAGATGGGTGATCAGATTGACTCTATTGTAAAAACCATTGCCACTATTGCCGATCAGACCAATCTTTTAGCACTAAATGCCAATATCGAGGCAGCCCGCTCAGGTGAGTACGGCCGCGGCTTTGCCATTGTAGCCGATGAAATACGCGATCTTGCCATTAAGACAGCTCAGTCTACAAAAGAGGTTAACAAGACCATAAAAGAGCTCTCTGCTGCCGTGCAAAACTGCGTTGAGGTCATGGCAAGCTGTGAAGATCAGATGGAAAACTCACTGCAGCAAAGCTCAAGGGCCAACTCCTCAATTGAGGAGATTATGGGCATTATTGCCACTATCTCTGATATGTCAGAGCAGATTGTACAGTCATGTCAGCAGCAGGCCAATTCAGCCTCGGAGATTAATCTTTCCATTGCCAATATTCTAAAACTCACCGAGGACAGCTATGAGACCATGACCAATATGCACGGCTCTATGTCAGCTTTAGATGCTCTTGCCTATGAACAATCAGCTCTGCTTGAAAAATTTGAACTAAGCTCAAAAACTTAG
- the pnp gene encoding polyribonucleotide nucleotidyltransferase, with protein sequence MNLKPITRTFKYGRHTITLETGAIGRQADSAVLASMDDTTVLATVVCNRREQVEGRDFFPLTVNYQERSYAVGKIPVSFFRREGRASEGETLISRLIDRPLRPLFPDGFVNEVQVVVTVMSANQEVPTDIISIIAASAALASSGLPWNGPLGAARVGFIDGQFVLNPITSEIEKSDLDLVVAGSKKAVVMVESEANILPEDVMLGAVMYGHEQQQVVIDEIEAFAKDVARPVWDWQAPAKDEELIAAVHSEAKESVGNAFLIVDKLERQNRLSEIEESVIEKVKAQKEEWAEKDQEISKIFFELERDIVRQRILAGENRIDGRTLRMIRPITVATGLLPRVHGSALFTRGETQSIATATLGSERDAQTFEDMTGTRSDRFILHYNFPPYCVGETGLIGSPKRREIGHGRLAKRALRAVLPDMDNFPYTVRIVSEITESNGSSSMASVCGGSLALFDAGVPCKAAVAGIAMGLVKEDDRVAILTDIMGDEDHLGDMDFKVAGTKEGVTALQMDIKTDGITREIMQQALTDAHSARLHLLEVMSRALPEPRTELSPYAPRIVTMQVPTDKIKDIIGKGGFNIRNIQSDTNTSIDISDNGTVKISAPTAAAACAATDRINELLVDVEVGKDYEGKVVSLSKFGAFVSILPGRDGLVHISQIADEHVENVEDYLHKGDTIKVRVLSVDNQGKISLSIKALNENNVAQDQNESQNEVQDCACEGENSAQSCEEVAENSQTAHENSATESKSDNPTL encoded by the coding sequence ATGAATTTAAAGCCTATCACCCGCACCTTTAAATACGGACGTCATACAATAACATTAGAAACTGGTGCAATTGGTCGTCAGGCAGACTCAGCCGTTTTGGCTTCAATGGATGATACAACTGTTCTTGCAACTGTAGTCTGCAACCGTCGTGAGCAGGTTGAAGGCCGCGATTTCTTCCCTCTTACCGTAAATTATCAGGAGCGCTCCTACGCTGTAGGCAAGATACCAGTAAGCTTCTTTAGAAGAGAAGGTCGTGCATCAGAGGGCGAGACACTGATTTCACGTCTTATCGACAGACCTCTGCGCCCATTATTCCCTGATGGCTTTGTAAACGAAGTACAGGTTGTTGTAACTGTAATGTCAGCCAATCAGGAAGTTCCAACCGATATTATTTCCATTATTGCCGCATCTGCCGCCCTTGCAAGCTCAGGACTGCCATGGAATGGTCCTTTGGGAGCTGCAAGAGTAGGTTTTATTGACGGTCAGTTTGTACTAAACCCAATTACCTCTGAGATTGAAAAATCAGATCTTGATTTAGTGGTTGCAGGCTCAAAGAAAGCTGTAGTTATGGTTGAGTCTGAGGCCAACATCCTGCCTGAGGACGTAATGCTTGGCGCTGTAATGTACGGTCACGAGCAGCAGCAGGTAGTCATCGATGAGATTGAGGCTTTTGCCAAAGATGTAGCCCGCCCTGTATGGGACTGGCAGGCTCCTGCTAAAGATGAGGAGCTTATTGCTGCAGTACACTCAGAGGCTAAAGAGAGTGTAGGCAATGCCTTCTTAATTGTTGATAAGCTTGAGCGTCAGAACAGATTATCTGAGATTGAAGAGAGCGTCATTGAAAAGGTTAAGGCTCAAAAAGAAGAGTGGGCTGAAAAAGATCAGGAAATTTCCAAGATTTTCTTTGAGCTTGAGCGCGATATTGTCCGTCAGCGTATTTTAGCAGGCGAGAACCGCATCGACGGCCGTACACTGCGCATGATACGCCCAATTACTGTAGCTACAGGTCTTCTGCCACGTGTGCACGGCAGTGCTCTTTTCACCCGCGGTGAAACTCAGTCTATTGCTACAGCAACTCTTGGCTCTGAGCGTGATGCCCAGACCTTTGAGGATATGACCGGTACCAGATCAGACAGATTTATTCTGCACTACAACTTCCCACCATACTGTGTAGGTGAGACCGGCCTTATCGGTTCACCAAAGCGTCGTGAAATCGGTCACGGCCGTCTTGCAAAGCGCGCCTTGCGTGCAGTTCTGCCAGATATGGACAATTTCCCATACACAGTGCGCATAGTATCAGAGATTACCGAGTCCAACGGCTCATCATCAATGGCTTCTGTGTGTGGCGGCTCACTGGCACTGTTTGATGCAGGTGTTCCATGTAAGGCTGCTGTTGCAGGTATTGCCATGGGTCTGGTTAAAGAGGATGACAGAGTTGCCATTTTAACTGACATCATGGGTGATGAGGATCATCTTGGTGATATGGACTTTAAGGTTGCAGGTACCAAAGAGGGTGTAACAGCTCTGCAGATGGATATCAAGACTGACGGTATTACCCGTGAGATCATGCAGCAGGCATTAACTGATGCCCACTCTGCAAGATTACACTTACTTGAGGTTATGTCACGTGCTCTGCCTGAGCCACGTACCGAGCTTTCCCCTTACGCTCCACGCATTGTAACCATGCAGGTTCCAACCGATAAGATAAAGGACATTATCGGCAAGGGTGGCTTTAATATACGTAATATTCAGTCAGACACCAATACCTCAATTGATATCTCTGACAACGGTACAGTTAAGATCTCAGCTCCAACAGCTGCCGCTGCCTGCGCAGCCACAGATCGTATCAATGAACTTTTAGTTGATGTAGAAGTAGGCAAGGACTATGAGGGCAAGGTAGTAAGTCTCTCCAAGTTTGGCGCCTTCGTCAGCATTCTTCCTGGCCGTGACGGTCTGGTGCACATTTCTCAGATTGCAGATGAGCATGTGGAGAATGTTGAGGATTATCTGCACAAGGGCGACACCATTAAAGTGCGCGTACTGAGCGTTGACAATCAGGGCAAGATCAGCCTGTCTATCAAGGCTCTGAATGAAAACAATGTTGCACAGGATCAGAACGAGTCTCAAAATGAGGTTCAGGATTGTGCATGTGAGGGTGAAAATTCTGCACAATCTTGTGAAGAAGTTGCAGAAAATTCGCAAACAGCGCATGAAAATAGTGCAACTGAGTCAAAAAGCGACAATCCTACATTATAA
- the smpB gene encoding SsrA-binding protein SmpB — MAKSSSKKKNSDNIIAVNRRATHDYFIEEKIEAGLSLQGWEVKSLRAGKANIAEAYVMVKDERVLLIGATIHPLKSTCAFVFSDPTRTRELLLNKREIAKLIGQSQRQGYTIIPLRMYFKGSWAKLEIGVAKGKQDHDKRDSIKERDWQREKSRIMKKSF, encoded by the coding sequence ATGGCAAAAAGCAGTTCAAAAAAGAAAAATTCAGATAATATTATTGCAGTCAACAGACGTGCAACGCATGATTATTTTATTGAGGAAAAAATTGAGGCCGGATTGTCACTGCAGGGCTGGGAGGTAAAATCTCTGCGCGCCGGCAAGGCTAATATTGCCGAGGCCTATGTTATGGTCAAGGATGAAAGAGTATTGCTCATAGGTGCCACCATTCATCCTTTAAAAAGCACCTGCGCCTTTGTATTTTCCGATCCTACAAGAACACGCGAGCTTTTACTCAATAAAAGAGAGATAGCCAAGCTCATAGGTCAGTCACAGCGTCAGGGCTATACCATTATTCCTCTGCGCATGTACTTTAAAGGCTCCTGGGCTAAACTTGAGATAGGTGTGGCAAAAGGTAAACAGGATCATGACAAGCGCGATTCAATCAAAGAGCGTGACTGGCAGCGAGAGAAGAGCCGTATTATGAAAAAGAGCTTTTAA